The DNA window AGAAGATACCGAGTAGGAAACATTACTTGGACTTCTCCTTTGAAATAAATCAAATAGCTTGGAAAACTTGACTCTCTCGGCAGGAATTTGGGCTAAGCTGAATGGGTTTTATAAATATGCTGAAGTTTGTAGGTTCCCACAACTTCCtcaaatgttgaaaattttctagTAATGCGATTTTGCGATGAGCTAGttctcttcaaataatacaCATCATCGAGCGATCTGAACGTCTTACGCAAAGTATAAGATGTTTGCTCCAAGGTATGAACCATCAAAGGTATGCCGTGTAAATGAAGTCCCCAGCAAAGCGGAACAAGTTGTTCCTCGTAAGAGAGCATTGGAAGACTATATTGAGAGTGAAAGGGAAACAGAAGgtgatgaggatgaggacATGAACGATGCACAAGAAAGTATGGGTGCTgatgaagacgatgaaCTAGAAAAGCAGGAAAACGGGATTTCGGAGGATATGTTGTCTGGTGATTCCAATACAGAAGTGACCAGTTCAAGGCACGAATCCGTGTTTTCCAGGTTTCGAAAAAGCATGGCCAGACAGGTTAAGGATGATATTCATGATAAGTCAGACTCGCTCAGATATGACGATGAGGAATCTGTGCCCGTTCATGAATTAGCTCCGATTCCTCAACCGGCTATTGTTCGAGACAAGAACTTTCAGAATGCTAAGAGTGATCACAAGCTAACTGCATGGTCcaatatttcaaagataGTCTACGACAATAGTATGGAGAAGCCGTTCAATGCTTACAAGACCCTGCTATCTAGTCGTTTGTTAACTAATATTGAAAGCCAATTTTCACACATAGCATTCCCAGTCCAAACATGCATGTTGGATGCCATTTTGCCTACATTAACAACGGCATATTCtgtatcaaaaaaaaactaTACTAGAAAAGTTGGTGATATTTTAGTTAATGCTTCTACTGGTTCAGGGAAAACTTTGGCATATTCAATTCCAATAGTCCATATCCTTTCGAAACGGATTGTAAATAGACTACGTGCAATCATCCTGGTTCCAACAAAACTTTTGATTCAGCAGGTATATGAGACAATTCTAACGCTTTCCCAAGGTACTAGTTTAATTATCAATGTATCTAGACTGGATAAGTCTTTAAAGGAAGAAcatttgaagttgcaatCAAAAGAACCTGACATTCTGATTGTAACCCCAGGTAGATTAGTGGATCATCTACACATGTCTACGTTCTCCTTACAAAACCTCAAATTTCTGATCTTAGATGAGGCTGACAGACTGCTAAACCAATCATTTCAAAATTGGTGCTCAGAATTAATGACTAAAATAGAAGCCGAGAAGCTTGATAAGAACCCGGGAAATATACTCAAGATGATATTCTCAGCAACTTTGACCACCAATACAGAAAAGCTGCATGAATTGATGCTTCACAACCCCAAATTAATTACAATGGGTACTGAAAAACTCTATAACATGCCAAAATTACTTCAAGAATTTAACATCCCCATCCCCACAGCGAAGAGTCATAAAAAACCGTTGATCCTCTTACGCCTTCTCTCTACGTTACAAGCACCTGATCTTAGAGTTTTGGTATTTGTTAAAAGTAATGATGCATCTATTAGACTCTCCTCCCTCTTACAAATTATGATCAATCGCCACCTCGGTACAGATTCTATCGAAGTGGCATCTattaacaacaacaactcaAAAGCCCtcaataaaaaattaatcAGCTCATTTTCCAAGCCTAATTCCCAACAAAAAACCACAAAGGTTCTCATTTCCACTGATCTAATGTCGAGGGGTATTGacattattaatatcaCTCACGTCATTAACTATGATCTGCCAGTGTCCTCTCAACAATACGTTCACAGGTG is part of the Eremothecium cymbalariae DBVPG#7215 chromosome 2, complete sequence genome and encodes:
- the DBP6 gene encoding putative ATP-dependent RNA helicase DBP6 (similar to Ashbya gossypii AGL225C); protein product: MFAPRYEPSKVCRVNEVPSKAEQVVPRKRALEDYIESERETEGDEDEDMNDAQESMGADEDDELEKQENGISEDMLSGDSNTEVTSSRHESVFSRFRKSMARQVKDDIHDKSDSLRYDDEESVPVHELAPIPQPAIVRDKNFQNAKSDHKLTAWSNISKIVYDNSMEKPFNAYKTLLSSRLLTNIESQFSHIAFPVQTCMLDAILPTLTTAYSVSKKNYTRKVGDILVNASTGSGKTLAYSIPIVHILSKRIVNRLRAIILVPTKLLIQQVYETILTLSQGTSLIINVSRLDKSLKEEHLKLQSKEPDILIVTPGRLVDHLHMSTFSLQNLKFLILDEADRLLNQSFQNWCSELMTKIEAEKLDKNPGNILKMIFSATLTTNTEKLHELMLHNPKLITMGTEKLYNMPKLLQEFNIPIPTAKSHKKPLILLRLLSTLQAPDLRVLVFVKSNDASIRLSSLLQIMINRHLGTDSIEVASINNNNSKALNKKLISSFSKPNSQQKTTKVLISTDLMSRGIDIINITHVINYDLPVSSQQYVHRCGRTARAHTHGSALNILVGKGELNFWHDQINTDISRDIEGYKITPFDGEKLLNLIKVDDMEEATYKDCLEELKHNVLGH